The DNA segment ATGATCAGCCGCGAACTCGCCGTCGCCTTGAAGGAGGCGGGCCTCGTGTGGCATCCCGAATCGGGCGACCGGTTCCAGCTCGACCTGCCCGACGAGGTCGAGGCCGAGATCGAGGCCGACACGTTCACGGTGAGCGAGATGACGATCGAGTCGCACGCGACGCCGAGCGGCACGATCCTCGGGTTCAACGGCACGACCGAGTGGGCGCTCGACTCGCTCACCCTCGGCGACGCCGTGTGGCTGCCGCGCGAGGACCAGTTGCGGGAGCTCCTGCGGGGCACGTTCCGCGAGCTCCGGCGGCTGCCCGACACGTTCGAGGTCGAGGTCGAGATCGCGGGGGACATCCTGATCTTCGAGCATCCCGATCCCGCCGAGGCCTACGGCCTCGCGCTCCTCGACCTCGTCGGGAGGTCGCGGTGAGCGACGAGGAGACGAGCGGTGCGGATGTCTCGGGCGCCGACGCGCTCGCGCGGGCGCGCACGGCCGTGGCCGACGCCG comes from the Agromyces protaetiae genome and includes:
- a CDS encoding pilus assembly protein CpaE, translated to MISRELAVALKEAGLVWHPESGDRFQLDLPDEVEAEIEADTFTVSEMTIESHATPSGTILGFNGTTEWALDSLTLGDAVWLPREDQLRELLRGTFRELRRLPDTFEVEVEIAGDILIFEHPDPAEAYGLALLDLVGRSR